In Lineus longissimus chromosome 9, tnLinLong1.2, whole genome shotgun sequence, one genomic interval encodes:
- the LOC135493889 gene encoding uncharacterized protein LOC135493889 → MQREARCFKEEYEAHWNNHVASVSVRKQKLLKINKSENIPSTTDLVRLKDWLSTVICKAMQRTNQSNDDLKWLSQLVLTRIVLFNKRRVSEVEELKVSDFLGRKSEKDNEEILASLDVSERVLAKRMALIEVRGKSTRSLRKVFILLSPDMVEQIEYLIKKRKIISPYVFSRPREINSPIDGCEAIRVVTSKCPMLRNPGSIRTRGLRKYMATTAQIIDMSANELKMVADHMGHNVNIHTDVYRLQSSVLERAKVARVLIAMENGVINKFQGKKLDAINIEELPPPVSINDQLERGDQLESRELTCDDVDGSSPFDGEPQPSCSATGVADDQKYGSQKRKMVSTDDGMFKTKRARWSEEENGILFRYMDKYIKAKKNPPGSEIAAVAEKLGGTRTPAQIRTKMNNLVTGKQKVVLPKSTEAMRADNNKD, encoded by the coding sequence ATGCAGCGAGAAGCCAGATGCTTCAAGGAAGAATATGAAGCTCATTGGAATAATCATGTAGCTTCTGTTAGTGTGAGAAAACAGAAGTTGCTCAAGATCAATAAGTCCGAAAATATTCCTTCTACAACGGATTTGGTCAGGCTGAAAGACTGGCTCTCCACAGTTATATGCAAAGCCATGCAGAGGACAAACCAATCTAATGATGATCTGAAATGGCTAAGTCAGCTAGTGTTGACAAGAATTGTCTTGTTTAATAAGCGCAGAGTGAGCGAGGTAGAAGAGTTGAAAGTGAGTGACTTCCTAGGGAGAAAGAGCGAGAAGGATAATGAAGAAATACTAGCATCTCTTGATGTCAGTGAAAGAGTCCTGGCAAAAAGAATGGCACTGATAGAGGTGAGGGGGAAGAGTACCAGGTCACTTCGCAAAGTCTTCATCTTACTTTCTCCAGACATGGTAGAACAGATTGAGTATTTGATAAAAAAGAGGAAGATCATCAGCCCATATGTGTTTTCAAGACCGAGAGAAATTAATTCACCCATAGATGGCTGTGAAGCAATCCGAGTGGTAACGAGCAAATGCCCTATGCTCAGAAATCCAGGGAGTATCCGAACCAGGGGATTAAGGAAATACATGGCCACCACTGcacaaataattgacatgtccgCCAATGAATTGAAGATGGTAGCAGACCACATGGGCCATAATGTCAACATCCACACTGACGTGTACAGATTGCAAAGCTCAGTGCTTGAACGAGCAAAGGTTGCACgtgttttgattgccatggagAATGGTGTCATCAATAAGTTCCAGGGAAAAAAACTTGATGCCATTAACATTGAAGAACTTCCTCCCCCGGTTTCCATAAATGATCAGCTGGAAAGAGGTGACCAGTTAGAGAGCAGGGAACTTACTTGTGATGATGTCGATGGAAGCAGTCCATTTGATGGAGAACCACAACCAAGCTGCTCAGCTACTGGGGTTGCAGATGATCAGAAGTATGGCAGTCAAAAGAGAAAGATGGTTTCCACTGATGACGGCATGTTCAAAACTAAGAGAGCAAGAtggtctgaagaagaaaatggcatATTGTTCAGGTACATGGATAAATACATAAAAGCAAAGAAGAATCCCCCAGGGTCTGAAATAGCAGCTGTTGCTGAAAAACTTGGAGGAACAAGGACTCCAGCTCAGATAAGAACAAAGATGAACAACCTGGTGACGGGAAAACAGAAAGTCGTCTTGCCAAAGTCCACCGAGGCTATGAGAGCAGACAATAACAAAGATTAG